The following are encoded together in the uncultured Sphaerochaeta sp. genome:
- the spoVG gene encoding septation regulator SpoVG has protein sequence MDISEVRVRKVSQAGKLKAYVTVTFDNQFVVHNIKIIEGREGDFIAMPSRQLANGEFKDVAHPISSDFRDHLQQVVMNAYDSEEAQEAPQETEKKEL, from the coding sequence GTGGACATTTCAGAGGTTCGAGTACGAAAAGTCAGTCAAGCAGGTAAATTGAAGGCTTATGTGACCGTAACGTTTGACAATCAATTTGTGGTACACAATATCAAGATTATAGAGGGCAGGGAAGGAGACTTCATTGCTATGCCGAGCAGGCAGTTGGCCAATGGGGAATTCAAGGATGTAGCCCATCCAATCAGCAGCGATTTCAGGGATCATTTGCAGCAAGTGGTGATGAATGCATATGACTCTGAAGAAGCACAGGAAGCTCCCCAGGAAACAGAAAAAAAGGAATTATAG
- a CDS encoding 50S ribosomal protein L25, producing MSDINRSLKAKPRTEDFGSAGARRLLRGGQIPAVIYGKKDPVHIALDAREFTNKMRHFSETALLKIAVGRKHYEVLLKDYQEDLMRGEIKHVDFYEVTRGQALRTLVAVVLKGSPIGTREGGVLDQVLHEIEIECLPKDLPDSIEADVSHLEINQALHLSDMKFPETIKVLEEMSRTVASVKGVKAEVVETAEEEDEAAVVSEEE from the coding sequence ATGTCTGACATCAACAGAAGCTTAAAAGCTAAACCAAGAACCGAAGATTTCGGTAGTGCCGGCGCTCGTCGCCTGCTTCGTGGCGGCCAGATCCCTGCCGTTATCTATGGCAAGAAGGATCCTGTGCACATTGCCCTTGATGCCCGTGAATTCACCAACAAGATGCGTCACTTCTCAGAGACAGCATTGCTGAAGATTGCTGTAGGCAGAAAGCACTATGAAGTATTATTGAAAGATTATCAGGAAGACCTGATGCGTGGAGAGATCAAGCACGTTGACTTCTATGAGGTTACTCGTGGTCAAGCCCTACGTACCTTGGTTGCTGTTGTGCTCAAGGGAAGCCCAATTGGAACCCGTGAAGGTGGTGTCCTTGACCAGGTTCTCCATGAAATTGAAATTGAGTGTTTGCCAAAGGATCTTCCCGATTCAATTGAGGCTGATGTAAGCCACTTGGAGATCAACCAGGCATTGCACTTGAGCGACATGAAATTCCCAGAAACCATCAAGGTTCTTGAAGAGATGTCCAGGACTGTTGCTTCCGTCAAGGGAGTAAAGGCTGAGGTTGTAGAAACTGCTGAGGAAGAGGATGAAGCAGCAGTTGTTTCCGAGGAAGAGTAG